ATTATTTCCTGGAAAATCTTTTTTTGCAAATGCAAATCCTGCTAGACTACTAAAAAATACATTTATCACTACTCCACCAAAAACCACAATACAACTATTTAAAAAGTACCTCAAAAAATTCTGTTTTGTCAATATATCTACATAGTTTTGTATAGTCAATTTCGATAGTGAAATATCAAAATTATATGCAGTATATGTCACCTTCAATGATGTAATTATCATATACACAAATGGTACTAACATACAGGATGCTATCATCAAAAGCAATATATTTGCTATCACTCTTTTTATACTCTTCATCTAAATTCCTCACTTCTAATAAAATTTATATTTTATATATGGTAATTTTGTACTTATCATCCTATTTCTGCATAGTTTGTTTTCCTTTAATTTTATGCAGTTAGTAAATGCTCTTTTCTTTTTTTAGAAATCTCTTTTGGATAATAGACACCAAAACTATTATGAAAAACAACACATTGGCAACTGCCATAGCATACCCAGAATTAAATTGCTTAAATGCCAAGTTGTATATGTGAAGAACCATAGTCATAGTCGAAAAACCAGGTCCACCTCCAGTAAGTGTATACACTAAATCAAACGTCTGAAAAGACCATATCAAACCAATAAACACGACAAGTACTGTAGTAGGTTTCAAAAGAGGTAGTGTAATACTCTTAAACTGCTGAAATTTACTAGCACCATCAACCTCTGCTGCCTCATAGTAGCTTTGAGGTATATCCATAAGACCAGAAATATATATGACCATAAAATATCCAACATTTTTCCATACAGCAATCATCATCATAGTAGGTAATGCTAAATTTACATCTCCAAGCCAATTTATTGAATCAATTCCCAACAAGTTGAAAAATAAATTTATAGGGGATGCATCTCCGTTTAGCAAAATTCGCCAAACTATAGCTATCAAAATCATAGATGATATAACTGGTATAAACATCACACCCTTTATAAAACCTATAAATTTGCTTTTTTCTCTCTTTGTAAGCCACACTGCCATCAAAAGAGAAAATGCAGTTTGAAGAGGCACTACTCCTAATGTAAAAATAAACGTATTTTTAAGTGCTTCCATAAATATTTTGTCTTTTCCTAAATTAATATAATTTTTTAATCCTATAAATTCCGCTGGTTTTATAATATTGTATTTAGTAAAACTAAAATACAATGACATAAATATAGGTATAATATAAAAACTAAACAACAATATCCCTAGAGGAAGTATGTATCCATATCCACTAAATTTTTTTAAAAATACATTTTTCAAACTCAAAACATTTTGCCAACAACTATTTTTCTTAGAATACTTCACTTTATAATGTTCTCCCTTCAAAAAACTCAAATCATAACTAGTGATAAAGTATCAAAGACATAAAGATAAAGCACCAAAAATATAAACTATTTTTGATGCTTTAAAATATCTTTAATTAATTATCTTGAGCTAATAAATCATTAGCATATCTAGCAGCTTCATCTAGTGCTTCTTTTGGAGTAGCTTGACCTGCTATCATATTTTGTAATTGTTTCCATAAATATTCATATACTTCAACACCATGTGGTGCAACCACTAATGGTCTGTATATTCCCTTATCATTTTCAATCATCTCTTTAAGTCTTGGATCCCCTTGGTATGGTTCATCTTTAGTAATAGGAGCTCTTGGATGGTATTTGTGGAACTTGGTCATAGATTCTGCGCTTACTAAATGTTCCATTAAATCAAATGACAAATTCTTGTCCTCTGCTGCAGACATAAGTGTAAGCTGATCTACTGATGCAAATGTTCCCATAGCTTTATTCTCTAAAGAAGTTATGAATCCATAATTTAAATCAGGAAACTCCTTATCAAATGTTTCTGATGCCTTAGATGATAAATAAATACAAAAAGCTGCATCACCAGGTCCAAAAACAGTTTGAATCATTTCTGAATTTGTTTTAGCTAATGTATCTTCTGGAATAACTTTGTCAGTAAATTTCAAATCATATAAGAATTGAGCTGCTTCTAGTCCCGCTTCATCATTAAATCTCACAGTTTTCAAATCATCGTTATAAAGTTCTCCGCCTGCTTGCCAGTTAAATCCGTACCAGTTCCAGTTAAGATCACCAAAGAATTTTTGTCCCCAACCTTGAGCAAATCCCCATTGATCTATCTTGCCATCTCCATCTGTATCCTGTGTCGCTTTTTTAGCTATTCTTCTGAAATCTTCCCAAGTTACTGGAGGCTGTTCTCCTACAGACTCTAATATATCCTTATTATAATAAAGTACTGCTGGATTGGCTGCTTCTATAGGTAATCCGTACAGCCCACCCATCATTTTTGCATCATCAATATATATGTGATTTTCATAATCTGCTTCAGTTAAATACGACTGCAAATCTTCAACTGCACCCATTTCTATAAACTGTGGAAACATCTCTGCATACATGTATCCTACATCAGGTCCTTCTCCTGCACCAATTGCCATAGCATATTTTTCTGGATAATTTTCCCAAGGTATAATTTCTAAATCTACATCACAATTGTTTTTTTCTTCGAATTCCTTTAATACTGGTTCCCATACCTCTTTGTCATCATTTCCAAATGGTGGTAACCACAATGTTAAATGTTCTTTTTCTTCAGTTGTTACTTCTTGTTTCTGGTCATTTGTAGCTGTTTCGTTCGTCTTTTCCCCGTTAGCACCACAACCTACAAGCGATGTAAGAACTAATGCACCTGCAAGAGTTAATGCTAGAAACTTCTTCATGCGATTCATTTTTACTCCCCCTATACTCTCTGTACAAATTCACTTAATTGTTTATTTTCTATAGTTCTAAAATTCTAAGCTATGTACAATTATATTGGGAAACCTTAATCATGTCTAATTAAAAAGCTTTATAGATTTTATTTCATTATAAATATATTTTATGTATAAAATTCCCATATCAATACCATTTCTATAATCTTTACTATCAAATTCATAGAATATAATCTTTGATAATCGAATATATTACCTATATTAGTATATTGTTATTTTTTAATCACAAAAAGTGGTTCTAAAAAATATTTGCTACTAGAAATCGTTTTTGACTATCATTAAAAAAACTATATCTTACCATAGAATATATAGTAAGATATAGCTTTTTAATCTATGTCACCAAATTTTGTTTCTTTTAATGATTTTCAATATTTTTAAATTGTATTTCAATTTTTATTTTAAAAAATATCTAGTAGCTTTTCCTTTTCCCTTTTTAACTATTATTTCTTTATTAGCCATTTCTTTTAATATATTTAGCGCACTAGTAGTACCAGTATTTAGTACATTTTCAACATCTACTCTTTCTATCTCTTTTTGATTTTGAAATAACTTTATTATTTGCATATATCTTTCATCATTTAAATCTACTTGATTTGCATGAATATTTGGTAAAATCACGCAAAAAGCACCTTCTACATTTTTAAATTTTGGCTGTACACCTTTACCTTTATAGCAACTAATTATTTTACTAATACCTGTTCCATAAGCTTCTATCAACTTCATCCTGTAAAATAAATTTGCTAATTTTTCATTACGTGGCTGTGACGCTCCTAACATCGCTGCGTCTAACGATAATCCAGGAACAAGACCTCCTAATGAAATAATCTCCAAATGATCCGAGTAAATATTTATGATAGTGCTACCACTAAATGAGTAATCTCTATGAACTATCGCGTTTAACAAAGCTTCTCTAATTGCCTCTTCTGGATAATCTCTTTCATCAGTTCGAATTAACTCATTAAATGTTGCTTTTGTTCCATTGTAAAAATCAATAGCTTTATAAGCATTATTTAGCTGTTCAAGCAACGATCCTTGAAATTCTTTTCTATCCTTAAAAACTGACTTGTCATTTCCTTGAAAAATTGCAATCTTAATAGAATGTTTACATTGCTCTGATAATAATAGTCCCATATTAGTATAAATTTCATCATCTGAAATAATTCCTAAGTTTTTCATTTGAATTTCAGTAAATTCTAAACCACGCTGTGCGAAATCATTTTTAAGTACATTGAAAGTCAACTCTTGAAATAATGAACGATTTTTTTCAAAAGAGTCACCATCCGTTATCTTTATCATCATACGAATAGCATCTTCAGATGCTGGTGCAGAAGTAGTTCCTTTTCTAATATAAACTCCTGATGGCTTCAATCCTTTGTTGGATAAATAGTAAGGCTTCTTTGTTCCTTGTTCAATAGTTATTTTTATAAAAAACTTTTTATTCTCTTGAATCAGCTCTATCTTTGTAAACATTGAAATATCTGGTTTAATATTATCCCTTAGAGCATTAGCAATTTGTTGCATTACCATGTCAGCATTTTGAATACCAACAATTTCTCCATCATCATCAACTCCAATATATATTGTCCCACCGCTTGTATTCACGAACGCAATAATCTCTTTTTTTAGCTCTTGAGTATATATTTCCTTTAATTCGACAGTTTCACTCTCATACAATTTCATTCTAACACCCTTTCTATCATTTTCTATCTTTCTAACACAATGATACCATTTAATTTGTTAGAAAGCAATATATATTCTCAGATGATATGGCATTATATTTATTAACTAATTCTGTAGAGAGTTTGTGCAAGAAATCCATTCTTGAATTAGTGTTCTGTACTTTTTCAGTCTATTTTCTCTTAATCTTCACTGTTTACAGATACTTTGATCCAGTATCTCTGAGTTATTCTTTCGCCTTCGTCAACTTCATTTTCCAATACACCGCCATTTCCAAGTATAGTCTTAGCAGAACCTATATTTTCCTTGTCGCAAGTTACAAGAGCTCTTTCTATTTTCAAATCTTTACACTTCATAAGTGCAAGTTTTAACATTTCCTTTGCAAAGCCTTTTCGCCTTTCAGATTTTCTTACGCTATATCCGATGTGTCCACCAAATTGCATTAGATAATCATTTAATTCATGTCTTATCTGAATCATTCCAACTAACTTACCATCATCTATTCGTATTGCCAGATATGTAGACGCTGGCACTAAGCCTTCTCTCACTGTATCTTCATGTAGATTGTCTTCTACCGCCTTTAGCCACTCCTCAAAATTTTCAGCAGTACTAAGCCCTGATGTTCCATCCATACTTTCTCCATGTAGTTCAAATTCTCTTTTGTATTCTGCCACCTGCTCTTTGTGCATTGCTGTCGGTAAAATCAATTTTATTCTTTGCATTTTGCCATCTCCTTCAACTCAAATTCAAAAACTATTTTCTTTATGTCTTCTAAAAACTATTTCAGTTCTTATCTCTCACTTCACAAATAACAAAAACAGGCGCAAAATCTCATTTTAACTACAATGAAATCTCACACCTGTAATCTACATTTCACAAATATTTTATACTCTAATTACTATGCTAAATTAGCCTTAACATAATCTGTAACTACATCTACTCCTAAGTGCTCAATTGTCATTTTGCTATTTTCAGCTATCAATAATAAACCATAATAGCTCAATTCATCAAGATTGATTATAAGCGTTTCTGTTTTTTTCTTTGGCATTTTACTTGTATATATTACAACTCTATGTTTTTCCTTAAGTTCTTTTATCAAAGCTTTCTTTTCTTCATTACTTAAATCTTCATTTGAATTTATTTCAGTTATACCTTCTTCTAAACTTTTAGTACTTTCCATAAATTCTTCAATCTCACTTGTAGTAATTTCGTCATTAGAACTTACAAACTCTGATATCAATTGTATAGCAAGGTCTTTTCTTTCCATATCTCTCTTAGCAGCAATTTTTTTTAAATCTCTTTTTAAATCTTTTTTTATTCTCAATTTTAATTTCATTTTGGCACCTCTTCAGCATAATTTATATTAATATACTTACCTATTGTATCACTGAATCGTCATAGTAAAAAGTATTATAATTTTTTATTCTAAAAAACTTACATCTATCTTTCTAAACACAATGCCATTTATCTACAAATATAATTCCAAATGTGATATAAGATGCTCTGCAAAAATTGTATTTTGCCACACTTAACTCCTTTAAGTATTGTATTCTTAAGCCCAAATTGCTCGTTTTTTATTTTGTCACTATTAATTAAAACTCGTCAAGCAACCCCACAGCGTCTGCAAATTCCTTTTGACTATCTTGGATCATTTTTTCTTTAAATGGAAATGTTTTATCAAAAGAATCTAATTCTTCTTTGCTGGGCTCAGATTCAAGTGCTTCTGCAAAAACTGCATGACCTGATATGTTATCAAGAGCTCCATCATAAAGCGGAAGAACTAATAATCCTTTGTAAAATTTCCCATCAGACATAGATATTCTATATTTTTTACCACCAACAAATCCATAAGGTTCATAATGATAAGGATAACCTAATGTCAATATAGCCCTATACCCTAGACTTTTCGCTATTTCTATCGAATATGAAATAAGTTTCCTACCAAGTCCTTTTCTATGCATACTTGGTAATATACTAACTGGACCAAAGCTAATAGTATCGTACCCTACACCATTTTCTGATACGATTTTCGACTGTGAATAAAATATACTCCCAACTATTTCTCCATCCACCTCTATAACAAATGTAAGCTCAGGCAAAAATGCATCCGACTTTCTCAAATTGTGTATTGTAAAATGCTCTACACATCCTGGGAAATAAAGATTCCAAAATGCTTCTCTAGCTACCTCTTCTACTTTTCTATAATCTCTAGGCTCTTCGTTTCTTATAGATATATTCATATTACCTCCAAATAAATTTATTTAATATAACCTTATTATACTACTTTTTCAAACAAATAATACT
The genomic region above belongs to Tissierellales bacterium and contains:
- a CDS encoding sugar ABC transporter permease, with translation MKYSKKNSCWQNVLSLKNVFLKKFSGYGYILPLGILLFSFYIIPIFMSLYFSFTKYNIIKPAEFIGLKNYINLGKDKIFMEALKNTFIFTLGVVPLQTAFSLLMAVWLTKREKSKFIGFIKGVMFIPVISSMILIAIVWRILLNGDASPINLFFNLLGIDSINWLGDVNLALPTMMMIAVWKNVGYFMVIYISGLMDIPQSYYEAAEVDGASKFQQFKSITLPLLKPTTVLVVFIGLIWSFQTFDLVYTLTGGGPGFSTMTMVLHIYNLAFKQFNSGYAMAVANVLFFIIVLVSIIQKRFLKKEKSIY
- a CDS encoding sugar ABC transporter substrate-binding protein, which produces MNRMKKFLALTLAGALVLTSLVGCGANGEKTNETATNDQKQEVTTEEKEHLTLWLPPFGNDDKEVWEPVLKEFEEKNNCDVDLEIIPWENYPEKYAMAIGAGEGPDVGYMYAEMFPQFIEMGAVEDLQSYLTEADYENHIYIDDAKMMGGLYGLPIEAANPAVLYYNKDILESVGEQPPVTWEDFRRIAKKATQDTDGDGKIDQWGFAQGWGQKFFGDLNWNWYGFNWQAGGELYNDDLKTVRFNDEAGLEAAQFLYDLKFTDKVIPEDTLAKTNSEMIQTVFGPGDAAFCIYLSSKASETFDKEFPDLNYGFITSLENKAMGTFASVDQLTLMSAAEDKNLSFDLMEHLVSAESMTKFHKYHPRAPITKDEPYQGDPRLKEMIENDKGIYRPLVVAPHGVEVYEYLWKQLQNMIAGQATPKEALDEAARYANDLLAQDN
- a CDS encoding putative DNA binding domain-containing protein; translation: MKLYESETVELKEIYTQELKKEIIAFVNTSGGTIYIGVDDDGEIVGIQNADMVMQQIANALRDNIKPDISMFTKIELIQENKKFFIKITIEQGTKKPYYLSNKGLKPSGVYIRKGTTSAPASEDAIRMMIKITDGDSFEKNRSLFQELTFNVLKNDFAQRGLEFTEIQMKNLGIISDDEIYTNMGLLLSEQCKHSIKIAIFQGNDKSVFKDRKEFQGSLLEQLNNAYKAIDFYNGTKATFNELIRTDERDYPEEAIREALLNAIVHRDYSFSGSTIINIYSDHLEIISLGGLVPGLSLDAAMLGASQPRNEKLANLFYRMKLIEAYGTGISKIISCYKGKGVQPKFKNVEGAFCVILPNIHANQVDLNDERYMQIIKLFQNQKEIERVDVENVLNTGTTSALNILKEMANKEIIVKKGKGKATRYFLK
- a CDS encoding GNAT family N-acetyltransferase — its product is MQRIKLILPTAMHKEQVAEYKREFELHGESMDGTSGLSTAENFEEWLKAVEDNLHEDTVREGLVPASTYLAIRIDDGKLVGMIQIRHELNDYLMQFGGHIGYSVRKSERRKGFAKEMLKLALMKCKDLKIERALVTCDKENIGSAKTILGNGGVLENEVDEGERITQRYWIKVSVNSED
- a CDS encoding N-acetyltransferase, which produces MNISIRNEEPRDYRKVEEVAREAFWNLYFPGCVEHFTIHNLRKSDAFLPELTFVIEVDGEIVGSIFYSQSKIVSENGVGYDTISFGPVSILPSMHRKGLGRKLISYSIEIAKSLGYRAILTLGYPYHYEPYGFVGGKKYRISMSDGKFYKGLLVLPLYDGALDNISGHAVFAEALESEPSKEELDSFDKTFPFKEKMIQDSQKEFADAVGLLDEF